In Novosphingobium sp. 9U, one DNA window encodes the following:
- a CDS encoding glycosyltransferase family 4 protein — MRIAMLAPIAWRTPPRHYGPWELVTSLLTEALVRKGVDVTLFATQDSLTAGTLDGVVPAPYSEDASVDAKVWEHRHLAHVFEQADRFDLIHNQADFPAHAFSNLVSTPMVTTIHGFSSDRILPMYEPYQDRVHYVAISEADRHPRLRYAATIHHGIDVGSFPFDPVGSEDLLFFGRMHPDKGAHHALAVAREARRSLHLYGIVQDQGYFDREVTPRLGDRARYHGPVGGAERLQALGSARALLHLIDFDEPFGLSVVEAMACGTPVIATRRGSMPEIIEHGVNGFLVESQDEAVVAIAAAAELDRVKVRESVAKRFHVDRMADEYIALYRRILAGEQDGLPSASAQFA; from the coding sequence ATGCGCATCGCCATGCTGGCGCCAATCGCCTGGCGCACGCCGCCGCGGCACTACGGCCCCTGGGAACTGGTCACCAGCCTGCTCACCGAGGCGCTGGTGCGCAAGGGCGTGGACGTGACGCTGTTCGCCACGCAGGATAGCCTCACCGCGGGTACTCTCGATGGCGTCGTGCCGGCGCCCTACAGCGAGGACGCTTCAGTCGACGCCAAGGTGTGGGAGCATCGGCACTTGGCGCACGTGTTCGAGCAGGCGGACCGCTTCGACTTGATCCACAACCAGGCCGACTTCCCCGCACACGCCTTTAGCAACCTGGTCTCGACGCCCATGGTGACGACGATCCACGGCTTCTCATCCGACCGGATCCTTCCGATGTACGAGCCCTATCAGGATCGCGTACACTACGTGGCGATCAGCGAGGCCGACCGACACCCGCGCCTGCGTTATGCCGCAACTATCCATCATGGCATCGACGTCGGGAGCTTCCCCTTCGATCCGGTCGGCAGCGAGGACCTGCTGTTCTTCGGCCGCATGCACCCTGACAAGGGCGCACACCACGCTCTCGCGGTCGCGCGAGAGGCGCGGCGGTCGCTCCACCTGTACGGCATCGTGCAGGACCAGGGCTATTTCGACCGCGAGGTCACGCCGCGCCTGGGTGATCGGGCGCGCTATCATGGACCGGTGGGCGGCGCGGAGCGGCTACAGGCGCTTGGCAGTGCGCGGGCATTGTTGCACCTGATCGACTTCGATGAGCCGTTCGGATTGTCCGTGGTGGAGGCCATGGCCTGCGGCACGCCGGTGATCGCAACGCGACGCGGGTCAATGCCCGAGATCATCGAGCATGGCGTGAATGGGTTCCTCGTCGAAAGCCAGGATGAGGCGGTCGTGGCTATTGCCGCCGCCGCGGAACTCGATCGCGTCAAGGTGCGCGAAAGCGTTGCCAAGCGCTTCCATGTCGACCGCATGGCGGACGAGTATATCGCACTCTATCGGCGCATCCTGGCCGGTGAACAGGACGGCTTGCCGTCAGCCTCTGCGCAATTCGCCTGA
- a CDS encoding SDR family oxidoreductase encodes MGKHSVDALSGFVVVTGASSGIGLELAKLAAQDGASLLLVADRDLTEGAAAARAAGAPEVETLQVDLAKDEGVEQVIAKIGGRPVAALFANAGHGLGKGFLDQEWDEARHVIDTNVVGTVHLIHAVGRQMRARNEGRILVTGSIAGHIPGTFQLVYNSTKAFIDDFCNGLSNELKDTNVVITCLEPGPVETEFFKRAGMMDTSAGQGSKSDPAKVASDGYKALLSGDLQITSGFMNKVQSLFSDILPDAVVAQMHRRMAEPKSSSTQSPHASS; translated from the coding sequence ATGGGCAAGCACTCCGTGGACGCCCTGTCGGGCTTCGTCGTCGTCACCGGCGCCTCCAGCGGCATCGGCCTGGAGCTCGCCAAACTGGCGGCACAGGACGGCGCCTCGCTGCTCCTCGTCGCGGACCGTGATCTGACCGAGGGCGCGGCGGCAGCGCGAGCCGCCGGCGCGCCTGAAGTGGAGACTCTGCAGGTCGACCTCGCCAAGGACGAAGGTGTCGAGCAGGTCATCGCGAAGATCGGTGGTCGACCGGTGGCGGCGCTGTTCGCCAATGCCGGGCACGGTCTAGGCAAGGGCTTCCTTGACCAGGAATGGGACGAGGCGCGGCATGTGATCGACACCAACGTGGTCGGCACCGTGCACCTGATCCACGCCGTGGGCCGCCAGATGCGCGCGCGCAACGAGGGTCGCATCCTGGTGACTGGATCGATCGCTGGGCACATTCCCGGCACGTTCCAGCTGGTCTACAACTCGACCAAGGCCTTCATCGACGACTTCTGCAACGGCCTGTCGAACGAGTTGAAGGACACCAATGTCGTCATCACCTGCCTGGAGCCGGGCCCGGTCGAAACCGAGTTCTTCAAGCGCGCCGGAATGATGGACACCAGCGCCGGCCAGGGCAGCAAGTCCGATCCAGCCAAGGTCGCGAGCGATGGCTACAAGGCACTGCTCTCCGGCGATCTGCAGATCACCAGCGGCTTCATGAACAAGGTGCAGTCGCTCTTCTCGGACATTCTACCCGATGCCGTAGTGGCGCAGATGCACCGCCGCATGGCCGAGCCTAAGTCGAGCTCGACGCAGTCACCGCACGCGAGCAGCTGA
- a CDS encoding zinc-dependent alcohol dehydrogenase, with product MRALTWQGTQNVQVDTVDDPEIINPRDAIIKITSTAICGSDLHLYDGVIPGVLPGDVLGHEFMGEVVETGPKSSLKKGQRVVVPFTISCGQCFHCNIQQYSCCDNSNPVEKQDMGAGLYGHSMSGLFGYSHLTGGYSGGQAEYVRVPYSDVGPIVIPDHLEDDKVLFLSDILPTGWMAAENADIQPDDTVAVWGCGPVGLFAIQSALVMGASQVIAIDHYPHRLELARSLGAQVINFHETNVQEALMEMSGGIGVDAVIDAVGMEAHGFAIDNMLDIAKQKIGIGADRASALKQAILAVRKGGRVSIPGVYGGMTDKFPLGAVMEKGLQVRTGQTHVQKYLKELLSKIEDGTLDTTFLISHRLPLEQAAEGYKNFKQQQDTWTKVVLKPGMEN from the coding sequence ATGCGCGCGCTAACCTGGCAGGGCACGCAGAACGTGCAGGTCGACACCGTCGACGATCCCGAGATCATCAACCCGCGCGACGCGATCATCAAGATCACCTCGACCGCAATCTGCGGCTCGGACCTCCACCTCTACGATGGCGTGATCCCCGGCGTGCTGCCCGGTGACGTGCTGGGCCACGAGTTCATGGGCGAAGTGGTCGAGACCGGGCCCAAGAGCAGCCTTAAAAAGGGCCAGCGCGTGGTGGTGCCTTTCACCATCAGCTGCGGCCAGTGCTTCCACTGCAACATCCAGCAGTATTCCTGCTGCGACAATTCCAATCCCGTCGAGAAGCAGGACATGGGCGCGGGACTCTACGGCCACTCGATGTCCGGGTTGTTCGGCTATTCGCACCTGACCGGCGGCTACTCGGGCGGCCAGGCCGAATATGTGCGCGTGCCCTACTCCGACGTCGGTCCGATCGTGATCCCCGACCACCTGGAGGACGACAAGGTGCTGTTCCTCTCCGACATCCTGCCGACCGGCTGGATGGCGGCGGAGAATGCGGACATCCAGCCCGATGACACCGTTGCGGTCTGGGGCTGCGGCCCGGTCGGCCTGTTTGCGATCCAGTCGGCGCTGGTCATGGGCGCCTCGCAAGTGATCGCCATCGATCACTATCCGCATCGGCTGGAGCTCGCCCGGAGCCTCGGCGCGCAGGTTATCAACTTCCATGAGACCAACGTCCAGGAAGCCTTGATGGAGATGTCGGGCGGCATCGGCGTCGACGCGGTGATCGACGCGGTCGGCATGGAGGCCCACGGCTTTGCGATCGACAACATGCTCGACATCGCCAAGCAGAAGATCGGCATCGGCGCGGACCGTGCCAGTGCCTTGAAGCAGGCGATCCTCGCCGTGCGCAAGGGCGGGCGCGTGTCGATCCCCGGCGTCTATGGCGGCATGACCGACAAGTTTCCGCTCGGTGCGGTCATGGAAAAGGGCCTGCAGGTCCGCACCGGCCAGACGCACGTGCAGAAGTACCTCAAGGAACTGCTGTCCAAGATCGAGGACGGCACGCTCGATACCACCTTCCTCATCAGCCACCGCCTGCCGCTCGAACAGGCGGCCGAGGGCTACAAGAACTTCAAGCAGCAGCAGGACACCTGGACCAAGGTCGTCCTGAAACCCGGAATGGAGAACTGA
- a CDS encoding SRPBCC family protein — MEDAKKGLGVAGLAGLMLAAGAGAYLSTRKDKRHTSPDDAPGHTARRGFGAYDVVGRTVTIARPREELFAFWRDFSNLATFMENIVSVKPTGDNGRAVWTILAPAGRTVEVETEIVSEQPGELIAWRSVPGSQIDTEGRVTFADAPGERGTRVGVRVAYKPPAGELGRVVAKLFMREPEIQARHDLKRFKMLMEAGEIATSARRKDQTRAAKQEQTPAYRHEETA, encoded by the coding sequence ATGGAAGACGCCAAGAAAGGCCTAGGCGTAGCGGGGCTGGCCGGCCTGATGCTCGCCGCCGGCGCGGGAGCGTATCTCTCCACGCGCAAGGATAAGCGCCACACCTCACCCGACGACGCCCCCGGGCACACGGCGCGCCGCGGCTTCGGTGCCTACGACGTTGTCGGCCGCACCGTGACGATCGCTCGCCCGCGCGAAGAGCTCTTCGCCTTCTGGCGCGATTTTTCTAACCTGGCGACGTTCATGGAGAACATTGTCTCGGTGAAGCCCACCGGTGACAACGGCCGCGCGGTCTGGACCATCCTCGCCCCCGCAGGCCGCACCGTCGAAGTCGAGACAGAGATCGTGAGCGAGCAGCCTGGCGAACTGATCGCCTGGCGTTCGGTCCCCGGATCGCAGATCGACACCGAAGGACGCGTGACCTTCGCCGATGCTCCGGGCGAGCGCGGCACCCGCGTCGGCGTGCGCGTGGCCTACAAGCCACCCGCAGGCGAGTTGGGACGCGTGGTCGCCAAGCTGTTTATGCGCGAGCCGGAGATTCAGGCCCGCCATGATCTCAAGCGTTTCAAGATGCTGATGGAGGCTGGCGAGATCGCCACCTCCGCACGCCGCAAGGACCAGACCCGCGCGGCAAAGCAGGAACAAACACCAGCCTACAGACACGAGGAGACCGCCTGA
- a CDS encoding CinA family protein: MAETLEKSFRDEALGKAEHLLALACKRDLSIATAESCTGGLLAALLTDIPDCSHAFERGFVVYTPEAKSELLSIPLARIERFGVVSREIAEDMAQGTLRASHADIALSVTGFAGPGAPGDEEGLVHLACARRGMNIDHRENHFGPIGRAGIRRATIDVALDMLERAVEL, encoded by the coding sequence ATGGCCGAAACACTCGAAAAATCCTTCCGGGATGAAGCACTTGGCAAGGCCGAGCACCTCCTCGCCCTCGCCTGCAAGCGTGACTTGTCGATCGCCACGGCGGAGAGCTGCACCGGCGGCTTGCTGGCGGCACTGCTCACCGACATCCCCGATTGCAGCCACGCCTTCGAGCGCGGCTTCGTGGTCTACACGCCAGAGGCGAAGAGCGAGCTGCTCTCGATCCCGCTCGCGCGGATCGAAAGGTTCGGCGTGGTTAGTCGCGAGATCGCCGAGGACATGGCGCAAGGCACCTTGAGGGCCTCGCACGCGGATATCGCGCTGTCGGTGACCGGCTTTGCCGGCCCCGGAGCGCCGGGCGACGAGGAAGGCCTGGTGCACCTCGCCTGTGCGCGGCGGGGCATGAACATCGACCATCGCGAGAACCACTTCGGCCCGATCGGACGCGCGGGCATCCGCCGCGCGACGATCGACGTGGCGCTCGACATGCTTGAACGCGCGGTGGAGTTGTAA
- the modB gene encoding molybdate ABC transporter permease subunit — MTLLSPAEWQVIGLSLKVSAVAIALMLPVAFGLAWVLARTRVPGKLLLDALIHLPLVLPPVVTGWLLLLAFGANGPIGGPLARWLGVSLMFRWTGAAMAAAIMALPLMVRAMRISIENVDRRLESAARTLGASRARTFTSVTLPLAMPGLLAGTVLGFARSIGEFGATITFVSNIPGETRTLPLAIYTALQLPGGETAVTRLAVISVILSLLALAASELLVRRSYRHSA, encoded by the coding sequence ATGACCCTACTCAGCCCCGCGGAATGGCAGGTGATCGGCCTTTCGCTCAAGGTCAGTGCTGTCGCGATCGCCCTTATGCTGCCGGTCGCGTTCGGGCTCGCCTGGGTTCTGGCGCGTACGCGGGTACCGGGCAAGCTGCTGCTCGACGCGCTGATCCACTTGCCGCTGGTGCTGCCCCCAGTGGTAACGGGCTGGCTGCTGCTGCTCGCCTTCGGCGCCAATGGACCCATCGGCGGCCCGCTGGCGCGCTGGTTGGGAGTGAGCCTGATGTTCCGCTGGACCGGGGCGGCGATGGCGGCTGCGATCATGGCGCTGCCGCTGATGGTGCGCGCGATGCGCATCTCGATCGAGAACGTCGACCGGCGGCTGGAGAGCGCCGCGCGCACGCTCGGCGCCTCTCGTGCGCGCACGTTCACGAGCGTCACCCTTCCGCTCGCGATGCCTGGGCTGTTAGCCGGCACCGTCCTCGGCTTCGCGCGCTCTATCGGCGAGTTCGGCGCGACGATCACCTTCGTGTCGAACATTCCCGGCGAAACGCGCACGCTGCCGCTCGCGATCTACACCGCGCTACAGCTGCCGGGCGGAGAGACCGCAGTCACGCGTCTCGCCGTGATCAGCGTTATCTTGTCGCTGCTGGCGCTTGCCGCGTCGGAGCTGCTGGTGCGCCGATCGTATCGGCATAGCGCTTAA
- a CDS encoding Lrp/AsnC family transcriptional regulator — protein MAQTVNLDDFDRKIIAVLRDDGRISVTDLAQRIGLSKTPCQVRLRRLIESGVIRGFTALIDPAKLGLDHVAFAEVKLSDTREAALREFNEAVQRIPEVEECHMLASRFDYLLKVRTSDIRRYRVVLGEKISALPHVASTSTFVAMETVKERG, from the coding sequence ATGGCTCAAACAGTCAATCTGGATGATTTCGACCGCAAGATCATCGCTGTCTTGCGTGACGATGGCCGGATATCGGTGACCGATCTGGCGCAGCGGATCGGACTCTCGAAGACCCCCTGTCAGGTGCGGCTGCGTCGGCTGATCGAGTCCGGTGTGATCCGTGGGTTTACCGCGCTAATCGATCCGGCCAAGTTGGGGCTTGATCACGTGGCATTCGCGGAAGTGAAGCTGTCGGATACGCGCGAGGCTGCGCTGCGCGAGTTCAACGAGGCCGTGCAGCGCATTCCCGAGGTGGAGGAATGCCACATGCTCGCCAGCCGGTTCGACTATCTACTTAAGGTGCGCACCTCCGATATCCGCCGTTATCGTGTCGTCCTGGGCGAGAAGATCTCGGCCTTGCCGCACGTCGCCAGCACCTCGACTTTCGTGGCGATGGAGACGGTGAAAGAGCGGGGGTAG
- the putA gene encoding trifunctional transcriptional regulator/proline dehydrogenase/L-glutamate gamma-semialdehyde dehydrogenase: MDQTAPFARFATPVSEPTPLRSAVTAAYRLPEVAAMQPLLEAATLDAATRAAVRQTAGDLVTGLRANRKSSPVEGLVQEYSLSSEEGVALMCLAEALLRIPDNDTRDALIRDKIADGDWAAHLGGGKSMFVNAATWGLVVTGKLVSSVDDRGLGSALTRLVARAGEPVIRRGVDLAMRMMGEQFVTGETIAEALKRAKTMEAKGFQYSYDMLGEAAMTAADAERYYRDYEQAIHAIGRASNGRGVYGGPGISIKLSALHPRYVRGQAGRVMTELLPQVRALALLAKSYDIGFNIDAEEQDRLELSLDLLESLALDFELAGWNGLGFVVQAYGKRCPATIDWIIDLARRGKRRIMVRLVKGAYWDAEIKRAQVDGLADFPVYTRKVHTDVAYVACARKLLVAGDAVFPQFATHNAQTLATIYHLAGSKFTQGQYEFQCLHGMGEALYEQVVGPEKLDRPCRIYAPVGTHETLLAYLVRRLLENGANSSFVNRIADPKVPVDEMIADPVEVVRAMPQPGARHDLIALPRDLYPERTNSAGIDLSNEAALAQLSRALQESARVPWAAAPTNPSRGERAVRNPADHRDVVGHVIEATPEQAREAARIAAGSTWSKVRVVERAGVLERAADAMQAHMPELMGLAMREAGKSAANAISEVREATDFLRYYAAQARSTMGPEQAPLGPVTCISPWNFPLAIFIGQVAAALVAGNPVLAKPAEETPLIAAAAVRLLHEAGVPGDALQFLPGNGEIGAALVAAPETMAVMFTGSTDVARLIQRELSSRLTVDGKPIPLVAETGGQNAMIVDSSALAEQVVADVIASAFDSAGQRCSALRILCLQEDCADRTLAMLKGALAELRVGNTDRLAVDIGPVITAEARDNIERHVESMRARGHRIERLPLGLDADLGTFVAPTIIEIDRIADVEREVFGPVLHILRWKREELGALIDAINATGFGLTFGLHTRLDETVARVTQRVKAGNLYVNRNVIGAIVGVQPFGGRGLSGTGPKAGGPLYLGRLVSKPAGLPGAVGQAVTPLHAFVDWLEANGETEAAAEARRYGACSALGAEAELPGPVGERNLYALHPRGRILLKPETQGGLYAQIAAVLATGNRGAIEGMALPMGLPASVVAAFAPRDEPFAGMLVEGGPEQVAQATREAAELPGAIVPVHAIGADGQWTCDWLLEEVSTSINTTAAGGNASLMMIG; this comes from the coding sequence ATGGATCAAACCGCGCCGTTCGCCCGCTTCGCCACTCCGGTCTCCGAGCCGACGCCGCTACGCAGCGCCGTCACTGCCGCGTACCGTTTGCCGGAAGTCGCCGCCATGCAGCCGCTGCTGGAGGCGGCGACGCTCGACGCAGCAACCCGAGCTGCCGTGCGCCAGACAGCCGGCGATCTTGTCACCGGCTTGCGCGCAAATCGGAAGAGTTCGCCGGTAGAGGGCCTGGTGCAGGAATACTCGCTGTCGAGCGAGGAGGGCGTCGCGCTGATGTGTCTGGCCGAAGCCCTGCTGCGCATCCCCGATAACGATACCCGCGACGCGCTGATCCGCGACAAGATTGCCGACGGCGACTGGGCCGCGCACTTGGGTGGCGGCAAGTCGATGTTCGTCAATGCCGCGACCTGGGGTCTGGTAGTCACCGGCAAGCTGGTGAGCAGCGTCGATGATCGCGGGCTCGGCTCGGCGCTGACGAGATTGGTGGCGCGCGCGGGCGAGCCGGTGATCCGCCGCGGCGTCGATCTGGCGATGCGGATGATGGGCGAGCAGTTCGTCACGGGTGAGACGATTGCGGAGGCCTTGAAGCGCGCGAAGACCATGGAGGCGAAAGGCTTCCAGTACAGCTACGACATGCTGGGTGAGGCGGCGATGACCGCGGCCGATGCCGAGCGCTACTATCGCGACTACGAGCAAGCGATCCACGCCATCGGCCGCGCCTCGAACGGGCGCGGGGTCTACGGCGGACCGGGTATTTCGATCAAGCTGTCCGCGCTGCACCCGCGTTACGTGCGCGGGCAGGCGGGGCGGGTGATGACCGAGCTCCTGCCCCAGGTGCGTGCGCTGGCTCTACTCGCCAAGTCCTACGACATCGGCTTCAACATCGACGCGGAAGAGCAGGACCGGCTGGAGCTGTCACTTGACCTGCTGGAGAGCCTGGCGCTCGACTTCGAGCTCGCGGGCTGGAACGGCCTGGGCTTCGTGGTGCAGGCTTACGGCAAGCGTTGCCCGGCGACGATCGACTGGATCATCGACTTGGCGCGGCGCGGCAAGCGGCGGATTATGGTGCGGCTGGTGAAGGGCGCCTATTGGGACGCCGAGATCAAGCGCGCGCAAGTCGATGGCCTCGCCGACTTCCCGGTCTACACGCGCAAGGTGCACACCGACGTCGCCTATGTCGCATGTGCCCGCAAGCTGCTGGTGGCGGGCGACGCGGTATTCCCGCAGTTCGCCACGCACAACGCGCAGACCTTGGCGACGATCTATCACCTGGCGGGGTCGAAGTTCACGCAGGGCCAATATGAGTTCCAGTGCCTGCACGGCATGGGCGAGGCGCTGTACGAGCAAGTGGTCGGGCCGGAGAAGCTCGACCGCCCGTGCCGCATCTACGCGCCGGTCGGCACGCATGAGACGTTGCTTGCCTACCTGGTGCGCCGCTTGCTGGAGAACGGGGCGAACTCCTCTTTCGTGAACCGCATCGCCGATCCCAAGGTCCCGGTGGACGAGATGATCGCCGACCCCGTCGAAGTCGTGCGCGCGATGCCGCAGCCTGGCGCCAGGCACGACCTCATCGCACTGCCGCGCGACCTCTATCCCGAGCGGACGAACTCGGCCGGCATCGACCTGAGCAATGAAGCGGCATTGGCGCAGCTGTCGCGCGCTCTGCAGGAGAGCGCGCGCGTGCCGTGGGCTGCCGCTCCCACGAACCCATCGCGAGGCGAGCGCGCGGTGCGCAATCCTGCGGATCACCGCGACGTGGTCGGCCATGTAATCGAAGCAACGCCGGAGCAGGCGCGCGAGGCGGCACGGATCGCCGCCGGTTCGACCTGGAGCAAGGTCCGTGTGGTGGAGCGCGCGGGCGTGCTGGAGCGCGCTGCCGACGCGATGCAAGCACACATGCCCGAGTTGATGGGCCTCGCCATGCGCGAGGCGGGCAAGTCCGCCGCAAACGCGATCTCCGAGGTGCGCGAGGCAACCGACTTCCTTCGCTACTACGCAGCGCAGGCGCGCTCTACCATGGGGCCGGAGCAGGCGCCGCTCGGCCCGGTGACGTGCATCAGCCCATGGAACTTCCCGCTGGCGATCTTCATCGGTCAGGTCGCGGCCGCCTTGGTCGCGGGCAATCCGGTACTTGCGAAGCCGGCGGAGGAAACGCCGCTGATCGCGGCGGCCGCCGTGCGCCTGCTGCACGAGGCCGGCGTGCCTGGCGACGCGCTGCAGTTCCTGCCGGGCAATGGTGAGATCGGAGCAGCGCTAGTCGCAGCGCCCGAGACCATGGCGGTCATGTTCACCGGATCGACCGACGTCGCGCGGCTGATCCAGCGCGAGCTGTCGAGCCGCCTGACCGTGGACGGCAAGCCGATCCCGCTGGTCGCCGAGACCGGTGGCCAGAACGCAATGATCGTCGACAGCTCCGCGCTGGCCGAGCAAGTCGTGGCGGACGTGATCGCCTCGGCGTTCGACAGCGCCGGCCAGCGCTGCTCGGCGCTACGTATCCTTTGCCTGCAGGAGGACTGCGCCGACCGCACGCTGGCGATGCTCAAGGGCGCGCTGGCCGAACTGCGCGTGGGCAACACCGACCGGCTCGCCGTCGACATCGGCCCGGTGATCACCGCCGAGGCACGCGACAACATCGAGCGCCACGTGGAGAGCATGCGCGCGCGCGGTCACCGGATCGAGCGCCTGCCGCTCGGGCTTGACGCGGACTTGGGTACTTTCGTGGCACCGACGATCATTGAGATCGACCGGATTGCGGACGTCGAGCGCGAGGTGTTCGGGCCGGTGCTGCACATTCTGCGTTGGAAGCGCGAGGAGCTCGGTGCCCTGATCGACGCCATCAATGCCACCGGCTTCGGGCTGACCTTCGGGCTGCACACCCGCCTCGACGAGACGGTTGCGCGGGTGACGCAGCGGGTGAAGGCCGGCAATCTCTACGTGAACCGCAACGTGATCGGCGCGATTGTCGGCGTCCAGCCTTTCGGCGGGCGTGGGCTATCGGGCACCGGACCGAAGGCCGGCGGCCCGCTGTACCTGGGACGGCTGGTGAGCAAGCCAGCCGGCCTGCCGGGCGCGGTCGGCCAAGCCGTTACCCCGTTGCACGCCTTTGTCGACTGGCTCGAAGCGAACGGCGAGACGGAGGCTGCCGCTGAGGCGCGGCGCTATGGCGCGTGTTCGGCACTGGGCGCCGAGGCCGAGCTGCCCGGGCCTGTCGGCGAGCGCAATCTCTATGCCTTGCACCCGAGGGGGCGCATCCTGCTCAAGCCTGAGACGCAAGGCGGGCTCTACGCGCAGATCGCGGCCGTGCTGGCGACGGGCAATCGCGGTGCGATAGAAGGCATGGCTCTGCCCATGGGGCTGCCGGCAAGCGTCGTGGCTGCATTTGCGCCGCGTGACGAGCCGTTCGCGGGCATGCTGGTGGAAGGTGGTCCTGAGCAGGTCGCCCAAGCGACGCGCGAAGCTGCCGAACTGCCGGGCGCGATCGTGCCGGTTCACGCCATCGGCGCGGATGGCCAATGGACCTGCGACTGGTTGCTGGAGGAAGTGTCCACCTCGATCAACACCACCGCCGCTGGCGGCAACGCCAGCCTGATGATGATCGGGTGA
- a CDS encoding VOC family protein codes for MLEGLHYQNAYVCDDLEAAIDLFRGRGLTKDPMIIPVDQEVMTPQGLKRQKSRICFIWIGDLQYELIENEVDEVGLYANCLSNGGPLRFHHICFRIDDWADFRARVDSQKFPIAMERAGAGENDLKFLYLDARKVFGHYLEYTWMPEPMWQHIKGM; via the coding sequence ATGCTCGAAGGCCTGCACTACCAGAACGCCTACGTCTGTGACGATCTCGAGGCCGCGATCGACCTGTTCCGCGGGCGGGGCTTGACCAAGGACCCGATGATCATCCCGGTCGACCAGGAGGTCATGACCCCGCAGGGCCTCAAGCGCCAGAAGAGCCGCATCTGCTTCATCTGGATCGGCGACCTTCAGTACGAGCTGATCGAGAACGAAGTCGACGAAGTGGGCCTCTATGCCAATTGCCTGTCGAACGGCGGCCCCTTGCGCTTCCACCACATCTGCTTCCGCATCGACGATTGGGCCGACTTCCGCGCTCGCGTGGACAGCCAAAAGTTCCCCATCGCCATGGAGCGCGCAGGCGCGGGTGAGAACGACCTAAAATTCCTGTACCTCGACGCGCGCAAGGTGTTCGGGCACTACCTTGAATACACCTGGATGCCTGAACCCATGTGGCAGCACATCAAGGGAATGTGA
- a CDS encoding sulfotransferase, protein MAQHLNADALVESAMKSTGLDQFDAETYREGLDVLVDDVNAGIDKGWFIDTGVGAIEKDCLLYLTTRLKIANYLRQNPELESRKIERPVFVMGVPRTGTTLLSNLLAADPARRSPLTWEIDDPVPPATSETLTTDPRALARLEQERKMLEAMPEMGKYYRSSAIYPNEDVFIMAGDFKTLMIESKGRLPGYKDFIFSCDMTSSYAYHKKFLQVLQHHAPGVWNLKKPSHALFLEYLFAAYPDARVIWTHRDPYAATGSLCSIISLSHRRHMGKPDTEWLAQDYPWQAAEHANRIMDFRDKHGEDKIIDVHYDAMLDDPLGTMKTLYKTLGDEWTSEAEQGISGWLADNAQDKFGKHEYKLAQYGLSKEQLDPLFERYLSRYDVAREG, encoded by the coding sequence ATGGCCCAACACCTCAACGCCGATGCGCTTGTCGAAAGCGCCATGAAGTCGACCGGGCTCGACCAGTTCGACGCCGAGACCTACCGCGAGGGCCTGGATGTCCTGGTGGATGACGTCAACGCGGGCATCGACAAAGGCTGGTTCATCGACACCGGGGTTGGGGCGATCGAGAAGGACTGCCTGCTCTATCTCACCACACGCCTGAAGATCGCGAACTACCTGCGCCAGAACCCCGAGCTGGAGAGCCGCAAGATCGAGCGTCCCGTGTTCGTCATGGGCGTGCCGCGCACCGGCACCACCTTGCTGTCGAACCTGCTGGCCGCCGACCCGGCACGCCGATCGCCATTGACGTGGGAGATCGACGATCCGGTCCCGCCCGCCACCAGCGAAACGCTGACCACCGACCCGCGTGCGCTCGCCCGGCTCGAGCAGGAGCGCAAGATGCTCGAAGCCATGCCGGAGATGGGGAAGTACTATCGCTCATCGGCGATCTATCCCAACGAAGACGTCTTCATCATGGCGGGTGACTTCAAGACGCTGATGATCGAGTCCAAGGGCCGGCTTCCGGGCTACAAGGACTTCATCTTCTCGTGCGACATGACCAGCTCGTACGCGTATCACAAGAAGTTCCTTCAGGTGCTGCAGCACCACGCGCCGGGCGTGTGGAACCTCAAGAAGCCCAGCCACGCGCTGTTCCTGGAGTACCTCTTCGCCGCCTACCCCGACGCGCGTGTGATCTGGACCCACCGCGATCCTTATGCCGCGACCGGCTCGCTGTGCTCGATCATCTCGCTGTCGCACAGGCGCCACATGGGCAAGCCGGACACCGAGTGGCTGGCGCAGGACTATCCCTGGCAGGCCGCCGAGCACGCCAACCGGATCATGGACTTCCGTGACAAGCACGGCGAAGACAAGATCATCGACGTCCACTACGACGCGATGCTGGACGATCCGCTCGGCACCATGAAGACTCTCTACAAGACGCTGGGAGACGAGTGGACCTCCGAGGCCGAGCAGGGCATCTCGGGCTGGCTGGCCGACAACGCGCAGGACAAGTTCGGCAAGCACGAATACAAGCTGGCGCAGTATGGTCTTAGCAAGGAGCAGCTCGATCCGTTGTTCGAGCGCTACCTGTCGCGCTACGACGTCGCGCGCGAAGGCTGA